One stretch of Lucilia cuprina isolate Lc7/37 chromosome 6, ASM2204524v1, whole genome shotgun sequence DNA includes these proteins:
- the LOC111684312 gene encoding protein windpipe, producing the protein MTSPTTTRQSYKLSLTLLSLLLCSMVVATPTAHTTTHAVDTSSSSSPVDLKADENYLCPEDCHCVLAHNTHKPFLHAKCTSLKGLQSEKPLEATLPVHSIDLSFLNLTRLAKSLEKLHDLTSIDLSHNELHEIGHLGRRIKKLNLKHNRINSSKLSKMPQHVQSLNLQHNDITNLPLEFTKLTQLQSLELAHNQINCSCETLEVRNWLQERHVFMEHPVKCFYPTLYKGKSWLQVKQSAVCEKEKRLGYNAAEEEENELMMGDQPFEASGDEVQDEEELGKDFMPIDSNTKKTTSAQNSALTMLNEVEGSGDLSEMNLPLDMLDTSTNSAPVDEVTTDMPEEDDEGSGSGGGMLFIPAIHREHVITDDFDIPESKEEDDGDLNEDDMNDNKPIEEPAVDSDVFRHNLGIFDGDEKPRPSTEEPEVEEEEIKPVVVPTLGEGNEPSTDGPETDAVAHAKMGETKDDSNATYFLLGVIGLIVIGLLLYVAIKRCKHSSHRNDPENPQTELVDMDKKQLGKPLRNGVPEHVPLIGEKTKSDMAKPINGSKPYDGDTKDGPNQNEPLLNKNGNANGNGAAHADEPEDSRPGSQLQAPHEYYPISPRYPPPQSPRASKYSQQPQQAEQNNNDPNQPYLPSSPKSGRYSPVYSPETGRVKIKLSETPRPKTPMLVTRSRSNAGDIITTPVRPSQMESFQATPVHTAATNGHAVGDH; encoded by the coding sequence atgacgAGTCCAACAACGACGAGACAATCTTATAAATTGTCCTTAACCTTATTAAGCCTTTTACTATGCTCTATGGTTGTGGCTACACCCACAGCACACACTACTACACATGCTGTTGACACCTCGTCGTCGTCATCTCCGGTGGATCTTAAGGCTGATGAAAACTATTTGTGTCCCGAAGACTGTCACTGTGTTTTGGCTCACAATACACATAAACCATTTTTGCATGCCAAATGTACGTCTCTAAAGGGTCTTCAGTCGGAGAAACCCTTAGAGGCTACACTGCCGGTACATTCCATAGATTTGTCATTCTTAAATTTGACTCGTTTGGCCAAATCTTTGGAAAAACTGCACGATCTCACTTCCATTGATTTGTCACACAATGAATTGCATGAAATTGGTCACCTGGGCAGACGTATTAAGAAATTGAATTTGAAGCACAATCGCATTAACTCCTCTAAATTGTCGAAAATGCCACAACATGTTCAGTCTTTGAATTTGCAGCACAACGATATTACCAACTTGCCCTTGGAATTTACCAAATTGACACAATTGCAGTCATTGGAATTGGCCCACAATCAAATCAACTGCTCATGTGAAACCTTAGAGGTGCGCAACTGGCTGCAAGAGCGTCATGTCTTTATGGAACATCCAGTGAAATGTTTCTATCCTACCCTCTACAAAGGCAAATCCTGGTTGCAGGTCAAACAATCGGCAGTTTGTGAAAAGGAGAAGAGATTGGGTTACAATGCTGCTGAGGAAGAAGAAAATGAATTGATGATGGGTGATCAGCCCTTTGAGGCTTCTGGTGATGAGGTACAAGATGAAGAGGAATTGGGTAAAGATTTTATGCCCATTGACAGTAATACCAAAAAGACTACCAGTGCCCAAAATTCGGCTCTAACTATGTTAAATGAAGTTGAGGGTTCTGGCGATTTAAGTGAAATGAATTTGCCTTTGGATATGTTGGACACTAGCACCAACTCGGCTCCTGTAGATGAAGTGACCACCGATATGCCCGAAGAAGATGATGAAGGTTCTGGCAGTGGTGGTGGTATGTTGTTTATACCCGCTATACATCGCGAACATGTAATCACCGACGATTTTGATATACCCGAGTCAAAGGAAGAAGATGATGGTGATTTGAATGAAGATGATATGAATGATAACAAACCCATTGAGGAGCCGGCAGTTGATTCTGATGTCTTCCGTCATAATTTGGGTATTTTCGATGGCGATGAGAAACCTAGACCCAGCACCGAAGAACCAGAAGTGGAAGAGGAAGAAATTAAACCTGTGGTTGTACCCACTTTGGGTGAGGGTAATGAACCTTCCACTGATGGACCCGAAACTGATGCTGTGGCTCATGCTAAGATGGGTGAAACTAAGGATGATAGCAATGCTACCTACTTCCTTTTGGGTGTTATTGGTCTCATTGTCATTGGTCTTTTGTTGTATGTGGCCATTAAACGCTGCAAGCACAGCAGTCATCGTAATGATCCCGAAAATCCTCAAACCGAATTGGTAGATATGGACAAGAAACAATTGGGCAAACCTTTACGTAATGGTGTTCCCGAACATGTACCTTTGATTGGAGAAAAAACTAAATCCGATATGGCTAAACCTATTAATGGCTCCAAACCCTATGACGGGGATACTAAAGATGGTCCCAATCAAAATGAACCTTTACTGAATAAAAACGGTAATGCTAATGGCAATGGTGCTGCTCATGCCGATGAACCGGAAGACAGTCGTCCTGGCTCTCAATTGCAGGCTCCACATGAATACTATCCCATCTCACCCAGATATCCACCACCACAATCACCCAGAGCCTCAAAGTACAGTCAACAGCCCCAGCAGGCAGAACAAAACAATAATGATCCCAATCAACCCTACCTGCCTTCCTCGCCCAAATCCGGCCGCTATTCACCCGTGTACTCACCCGAAACTGGTCGCGTCAAGATCAAGCTTAGTGAAACACCCCGCCCTAAAACACCCATGCTAGTGACACGCAGTCGTTCAAATGCCGGTGATATTATAACCACACCCGTCAGACCCTCACAAATGGAAAGCTTTCAGGCTACACCCGTTCATACAGCAGCAACAAATGGTCATGCCGTTGGAGATCATTGA